Genomic segment of Oncorhynchus keta strain PuntledgeMale-10-30-2019 chromosome 12, Oket_V2, whole genome shotgun sequence:
TTAACGTTATCCCATCACCTGTATTGATTGGTTCCTCTGTTTGCTTCTTCTCAAAGGCCAGAGGGGTCCATGTATCAGATGTTTAGAAGTCAATTCCTTGCATTCTCCATTTACCAGAGTAAGCATCTACTTTTtctatttatactgaacaaaaatataaatgcaacatgtaaagtgttgggcctatgtttcatgagctgaaataaaatatcctagaaatcttccatgtgcacaaaaagcttattttccacaaatgtgtttacatccctattagggatcatttcttctttgccaagataatccatccatctgacaggtgtggcatatcaagaattaaacagcatgatcattacacatgtgcaccttgagctggggacaataaaaggccgctctaaatgtgcagttttgtcacacaacacaatgccacagatgtctcaagttttgagggagtgtacaattggcatgctgactgcaggaatgtccaccagagctgttgccagagaattggatagtcctttctctaccataagccacctccaaacgtaattttagagaatttagcagtacctCCAACCGCAGACCATATGTAACCACGTccgtcagcccaggacctccacatccggcttcttcacctgtgggattgtctgagaccagtcacccaaacagctgataaaactgaggagtatttctgtctgtaataaataaCTTTTGTGAAGAGAAACTATTTCATATTGGGTCGGTTtggctccctagtgggtgggcccctgcccagtcatgtgaaatccattgattaggacctgctgaatttatttcaattgactgatttcctgatatgaactgtaactcagtaaaatagttGACATTTTTGTGTTGCGTTTAATAGTCTTGTTACGTAACTATTGTGTTGAGGAAAAAAATCAAAACACAATACAGCCCAAATTACTGTAATGTAAGTGCATGTCATTGCTCAAACATTATTGGTTGTAAAGGTGTTTCATACATATTATATTTATCCATCCTTTTGTTTTTCAGGCTTTGTGCATTTTCTTCAATATTACTACCAAAGTGGCTGCTTATACCGGTTACGAGCTTTGGGGAGAGAAATCAGTTGGACCTCACAGTGGGTAAGATGAGCTCCTTTTCAGTTAGGAAAGCTTCTAAGGCTTGCTTTTTGGTTATGACTTGGGAAACCCCTGTGGGCTTTTGAACCATTTACAAGACAGTTGTGTGTGTTAATAGTTGTTGCAATAAAGTGGGCCACAAGCAACCCCATGACTACAAAAATGGGACGACGGTGGGGTTTTACCATTAAGCAAGTTGTTTTTCTTCCATGTTGAGTGAAATCCCAGTTGTCGGAATACCTTGCAGAACATCACACTCTTTGAATCTCAAGTTTTCCTTTCTACTGGCCAAAATTGCAATTATGATATACATTTCTCTAGTTTATTTCTATCTGGCTGACCACAGAGAGCTGATGGATAACATCTCACAATCAGTTTGCAGCTGCCCTTGAACAGAGTATTGGTTCTGACATACAGAATGTTTAGCTCTGTTTTTGCTATAGCTTACTGTATTATCCTTACCATAGTGTGTCTAATGATTAACCTGTACCCTTGACAAAGCTTTTTAAACTGGATGTAAACTTTCTGTAGTTTGTGCCTTCCACATTTTCCACCATTAGTATATGTATGCGTGTCTGTTTTGCAGAGGGGtttcagtcatggatatggagagGGCTCACCTTCCTCTTGCCATTTCTCTTTTCGGCCATGTAAGTCAAACACCAGACCACCACGCAGCTCCTCAATATGGGTTCAGTTCAGAGGTTGTTTACATTTATTCCACCTTTCTACTACTTTCAACTCAAGACATTGACGTATCAGGCTTAATATCTTTTCTCAACAGTGATGAACTTAAACACAATTGTATTAATTGGTCATCCAGGGATGAGGTCGGGTTAGTCTGGGTGTGTGCCAGTGTGTTTCACACAGACTGGGATGAGAGTGGGGTGGGGAGACGGTCAACTGAAAGTAAGAGGTTATTGCAAAATCTGTTACTGTTGTAAATAAAGTCTGCCCAACATGACTGCAAGGCTTTAATTGTGTTCCTTATTCCAGTGAATAAGATGGTTATTTCTGCTGTTTATACATTTACATGTACACACTCCAGGGTAAGCTTCCATGCTCGTGTGCTTGAATAAGGTTTCAGGTCTTGGACtgagcttttctctctctctctccaatcccctTCACAGTTCTGGCAGCTGTACAATGCTATGACTCTGTTTCGGTTGGCAGGACATGAAGACTGTAAAGAGTGGCAGGTAAGGACAGAAATACTACCCTACAATCTCTAAGTCCATTGTTTtcaaatacaatacagtacaacatGTCTCTACTTCCAGCCCGTCTTGTGCAAGCTCGTCTAGAATTTTCTTGTAACCTATGCTCGTTACAAGACTTCTCTCTGACGCTGGAAGTTTAaccttgtgatgtcattatactaAATGTCATGAATACATGTCATTCCTAGTGCCTTTGTTTGTATCTTTTCAGGTATTTATGTTGGCACTGACATTTCTTGTCCTATTCCTGGGGAATTTTCTCACCACATTAAAAGTTGTTCATCAAAAGATCCAGGAAAATCCAGAAAAGGTGCAAAAGCAGGAGTGAGAGAgtctgactacagctcagaacTCCAAGTGGCCAGTAACCAATAAGCAAAAGGGCACTTTGACACGCACAGCCGATGGAAAGATGGACGGCAGAGGGTTTGTGCCAGGaaaagacagagcagagagaccaaTGTGTCTCGGACCGTGATGACagctgcaacattaaccaataATCTTGGCTGAGTGTGCTTTTGTTTCCGATAACCTGTCAATGTCCTTGCTACACATGCAATCACAACACAGAGCAGCTTTCGTCTGGCAGATGAACCACTGCGATCCTGGACCATTTGAGGCTTGATCCTTTTAGATTTAGTGAGTGGACAGACTAATTATGGTGTTGATGTTTTTAGGTCGGAGCATGAACTACATGTACAGAGAGCCACTCTTCAAACTATATGCAACTCAACAAAGACAAGTAGCATTAggtcagggtttcccaaactcggtcctgggcccCTCCAGGTGCACATTTGAGTGTTTTCCTAGAATTACACAACTaaatcaaataatcaaagcttgatgatgattAGTTGGGTATTTgagtcagctgtgtagtgctaggacaAAAACAAACGTGTACCTAGGGGGGCCCATGACTGAGTTTGAGAAACCCTGCATTAGGTCATGAGAAAGGTGAGTACCTATAAAAGTATATGTAATGTGTGgtcatgtcactacttcacataACTGTTATCGGTATGGCATATTCGAATACGTCCAGGGCACAGCCATTTTTTCACTGTTATTTGTAACTACAAGTGTCTGTCGTTTTGATGTTTTTCAGTAAAGATGCATTGACCTATATATTTCTCCCCGGTGTGCTGTTGAAAGTTAACCCATTTGCTTATTTCTGGATAGTGACATGTCTATATTATATAAACTAAAGCCTGCTTCTTATTTCAGCAAGGTACCAGCCAGGACATAACTGATCATACATTTACACATTTTTAAATGATGCGTATACTAAAGATACTGACCAGGTTTGAGTATACAAGGGTTTCTCTTCTGTAGTGGTCTGCACCTTGCTTAGCTGAGTGCCTGGTGGTGTAACATTTAAGACACAGTGGATTCAGCATAGAGACAAAAGTCCATATTTTTTAaatcctgtaatctggttcaaaATGATAACTCTTTCAATTAATTATTATTTGAGAGACTTGTCCAAATCAGGTTGTGCAAGACGATGCTGGTTGTTTGAGTTCACCTTGATCACAATATGCTGTTAAGGTCCACAACAAACAATTGCTGCTATGAGCACTGGTACTGTGCACAAATGATTGGCAATAATGTCTTGAGCACGAATGTGCTGGAGTGATCAAGTGTATTTAACTCGGCTGACATACATGGTATGTATAGTAACGCGTCCACTCTGAACTATGTACAATTCTCAAGAGTTTTTGTACCCATTTTCAGCATTTAATTTTTTACTGTTATTAGATGTGCATTTGAACAAAGTCTAAACTTGTATTACTTAGTGACAGGGCTTTCTAAATGCCTTATCTCTCACTGTAGCCTGTCACAATTGCGTGATGTATGTTTTTGTTCCATTTGGAATCAAGTGTTATGTTATTGGGGAAAATGTAAGGTCTTGGACTTTTAgtcttttcattaaaaaaaaaaatctattgtaCTCTCGAAGGGAACCACTTTTTGTTACACTTGTAGGAAAAAGCTAAAGCATGTTATTGAATTTCACATTTTGGTCTAATGGTCAGCTGTCAAATCTGCCACAATGCAGTACACAACAGATCCTATTTCCTCATGTATTGTTAGTTTGGTTTAATGTTCATGTCATGGATTGTCCTAAGACTAACTTGTGCCTGAATGTACACCTGTAACAAGAGACACTGGACAAAATCATTTAATTTATGCTGTCTCTTACTGCTTTTTCACACTGTATACATGGCTGTAAGACAAATAAAACATCTGATTAAAATATTTTGTCATGTCTTTTCATTATGTTTAGTTGTGTCATTTAATTGATTGGGCTGATTTATTTTCAACATGACCTATGTTAATATTGAATCAGCTTCGCTTGATGGTAGCTGTTCCCTCTTGGGGGAATATACTTATGTCAGAGCCATTTATTTACATACATGGATATATATGGCtctgtgtaatgtaatgtgtttCTTTCCTAAACATACATATCAATCAGCATGTCCATATTATTCAGTTAtctaagtaggaaacactgccttGTCTTTTTTTATAGCATCCACCACTAGTGGGCACTGTCATTTAATTTAGTGACCTGCAATAAATATTTGTCCAGACTCCAGCTTTGAAAGGAGCTCATTTCTAACAGCTTTCAACCACAGTACATTGCCCTGACAATATAAAAGGTGCAGCATCACATTGTACTCAGATGGTGCACTGTGTATCAACATGCTTAGTAAGCACGGTCACTGATTAGTACTTATCATCCACTGCAGAAAGGGTAAGCCGCTTACATGAACATATGTAACGGATATTTTCCCTGAGTAGGTAGGTATCCATTAACAGACAACTTCCTGAAACAAATCTTGCCAGGTGATAGTGATCAGTGGACCAGAGCTGTGAGGAAGAATTATTCAAGGTAACACAGTACATTAAGTAGGTCAGTGCCTCGTCCTAGAAATGGAACTgctacaaaaaaatgttttacaaatcAACCACTCAATGATCGTGAGAgatgttaaaaaaataaacaccACAAAAGGCCAGCAATAGGCATAAGTTCTTTATAAAAGTAAAAATAGAAATTCAGTAATTGATAAAAGGATATTTGAAAAAAGGTATATGAAGTACAATCTCAATCTGCTTTTATATGCCAATTTACACCCTGGTCTAACGTAGCTAGTAATTAACAAAACCACTCTAGAATCCCAGGATAGAGCTTGTGCCATAGAACTAGCAGGAATTCCATCTCTATCCTAGCAGATCTTAGTAGATATTAGTTCAGTGTTCAATATCATTGTTCAGATCCCAAAGGCATGAATTGGTTGGGGATAGAACAGGCTCTTCTTGAAATTGAATTAGGATGACCCAGGATGTGGCAAGCAGTTGTTTATAATAGACAAGCAGCAGAATGTGTAGCTTTGGCATGTAAGACCAGAGGACAGTGTCCCCTGTTGTGTCAATGGACTTCAAACCTCTGTCCTTTCACTAGAACGAGGTCACAGGATGACACAATGCCTCTTCTTCGTACGTTGTCTTGCTCTGCGGCTTGATGCCAGGGCTTTTTTGGTGGCATCTCTGAAAATGTCCTCTACGTTCTCCCGGTATTTGGCTGAACACTCTAGATAAAGCTCAGCACTCATATGCCGCCTGGTCTCCTCACCCTGTGGAACCAAACAATGAGCAGTCACTGGATGACAGGGAGTACTGGACCAGAATTGGAGACTGGTAAACAGGGCAAAGCAGAGAAGGTTTTCTAGGATCAAGCATTTGAAAGCCATTATCCATAATTCAAATGAAATGGTTAAAGTCAAAGCACCACACCTCAAGTTATGTGTATAAACCCTGTCATCAGGGGGACAGGTTGATCCTCACCTGTGTGTAAGTGATGGGAGCCTGGTCCATGGCTTTTAGCCTCCTGGTACGCTCCTTatccttcctcaggtcagtcttacagccaatcagaatgacaGGAACATCGCGACAGAAGTGGTTCACTTCCGGGTACCACTGTGTGAGACAGCAGAACACAATAGTGAATGTAGAGGTAAGAGGTCAAGTTAGGAAGGATCTCAAACTGTCACATTGGGATTACACTCGGGATCATGGTGtttgcatactgtgtgtgtgtactgttttcATATTTTCATTGACTGGACCCATAAACAATTAACGCTAAGTTTCATCAATgaccaaacagaggaaacagataCTAATAAAATAGCCTACAAAAATACTACATTGACAGGTTGTTTGGTTTGGCTCTACGTCTACCCAGGTATCGGTTCTACAAGTAGGCGTGTTTACCCCCTCCCTTGCTGTAATGGTTTGTGCTTACAAAGTCTCACTCTGACTGCATTCCCCTTGACTTTATCACATGGCATGCATTTATGGCTCTTTATTGACATCTCCCTGCTCATTGAGGGAGGCTTCCAGCACATTCCCGTCTGTTTTTCAGGCCAAGCCACTGGGGTCAAAGTTCATGTGCTCTGGTTGAGTCACAAGTAGCGAACAAAGTCAAAGGAATGTACACAGTCACATCAAAGTCAATCTCCAACAATCATTCATCAAATTCCTGCCTAGATGTGATGTCTAACCACATAAGTGGTGAACTCGCAATCGCTTTCCCACCTCTCTGTGGTGACTAATGTTGTGATTGTTTATTTGTACCGACAATACTCACTAGATCTATTATGCACTGTACCGGGATCCTAGCAAAACATGCAGGCCCTTAAATTCACTGTGGTTAGCTGCTTACTTAGTGTTGGCTGTTGTTgggcagaatatgaatgtcattgGCTGTCACTGGATAATGTAATATCGTAGATTAATCATGATCAATGAGCTTACCTTGATTAAGACATTTTCAAAACTGGTGGGGTTGGTCACATCATAACAAACTAACACCAGGTTGGCATTCTGGTATGAGAGTGGCCTCAAACGATCGTAATCATCTTGGCCTGAAAAAATGGACACACAAATACACTCAATGTAaactaggataggataagtaatccttctcaccccccttttaagatttagatgcactatcgtaaagtgactgttccactggatgtcataaggtgaatgcaccaatttgtaagtcgctctggataagagcgtctgctaaatgacttaaatgtaaatgtaatgtaaatgtctgtgaCCAAGCGTTCTATCCCCATAGCAACCAACTTGTATAGACGTACACATTTTCCTGTCAGCGTTTGCGCTGAGTCAGTAACATTTTTAGTTCTTGTAAATGTATTATACTGCTCTTCAAATCATTATCCAAAACATTTTTCTCAAACAGTAATGTGAAGCTGTTATTGTAGTAGGTGTTCCTGTCTAGTATTAATATTTCTGCACTTTTAGAAATGTGACGTCACGAATGGACATTTGAATATTTGGGCGGTCTGACGCATGCGCGCAGCGTGACATGGAAAAATAATCTTGAACAGCTGTAGCTACCATTCTTATTATGCCTCAGTGGTAGCTACCAAAAATACAACTGTCTGCGGCTGTACTGTAGCCATCTGGAGGTTCTGTACAGGGAGTCGGAGGAAGCGAAATAGCTAGCTCGTGCCGCTAACTGTCACAATGTCCCTGCAAAGGTGTCAAACTGATTGGGAAGAAATTGACCAAGAGTATCAACAATTACAGGTAGGCCTATGTGAAGCCTGTTtgacagctagctaacgttagtgcgTAGCGTGACGTGTACTACCGTCAGTTCGACAAGAGAGGAGACGATATAGCTACGATTGTCAACTCAGTTTAGTAGAttgctagctagcctgttagttcgtttgctagctagctggttCAGTTAACCTTTGTCAAATTAGTATGCTGGGTTATCGGATAACGTTATAATTGTACACAATATTTTGTATTCAGGAACTTTCTAATATAattatgctgaacaaaaatataaacgcaacatgtaaagtgttggttccatgagctgaaatgaaagatcccagaaatgttccatatgcacaaaaaacttatttctctcaaattgtctacaaatgtgtttatatccctattagtgagcatttttccttttcCTAGACAATCCATCcagctgacaggtgtggcatatcaagaattatacagcatgatcattacacaggtgtaccttgtgctggggacaataaaaggccactctaaaatgtgcagttttgtcacaacacaatgccacagatgtctcaagttttgagggagcgtacaattggcatgctgactgcgggaatgtccaccagagctgttaccagagaatttaatattcctttctctaccataagccacctctgtcgttttagagaatttgcagtacatccaaccggcctctcAACCGCAGGCCACGTATGGTtttgtgtgggcaagcggtttgttGAAGTTAACGTTGTGAACCATAACCCCCAAGTGCCCCATGGGGCGGTGAGTttatgttatgggcaggcataagctatggacactGAACACAATTGCaatttatcgatggcaatttgaatgcagagatatGTGATGAgattctgaggcccattgttgtgccattcatccgccgccatcacctcatgctTCAGCATGAAAGTGCACTGACCCAAGATCTGTATACAATTCCTGACATCTGAAAATGTcgcagttcttccatggcctgcatactcaccagacatgtcatacATGGAgtacgtttgggatgctctggatcgacgtgttagacagtgtgttccagttcccgccattATCCATCAACTCCATACAGCCATTggagagtgggacaacattccacaggccacaatcaacagcctgatcaactctatgcgaatcagtcaaatgactgatttccttatgaattGTAACTCACTCAGtagaatctttgaaattgttgcattttatatttttgttgggTATAGTATCCTGGGGTATGCAAGTCAGGTTTACTTGAATTGGTGCAGCTAGCTAGATTTTAATATATGGAAATTTGGCCAGTGACTGGCAAACGTTAGCTCGTTAACTAGCAATAATAGCTTGTTGAGGTCATAATAACAAGCAAGCAAACTAGCTAGCTCAGGTTGATAACAATGAttagtagctagctagttgttTTTATAGTGAAATCTCCCAAATTGTAACCTTGGCGCAGTTAAATCAGTCAACCAATGCAGGTATGTAGCAAATAAGGGTCACTTTACCCAGGGTGCAGTGGCTTCTTTCCCTCTCATTTCCTTCTTGACACCACTTGAAAGGACAGGATAAgttcaaaataaaataattgCCGATTTGACAGTCTCTGCTATCAACATATTTGAGTACAGATGAAACATCCTTCGGTAATTTATTTCCATTTTATTTATAGGAAACTCACAAAGTGTACAGGCAGAAGCTCGATGAGCTCACCAACCTCCAGGCAACATGCAGCAGTGCCATTAGTAAACAGCGGAAGGGTCTAAAAGATCTCGGGCACAGTCTGTGCAAGTAAGTAGCCTACTCTTAGTGCTGTCAGTTGACACAGAATGGTTGTCTTATTTTCTTGTACCAAAGGTCCCCATAAGTAGGACCTGAGGGTTTAAAGGTTTAATTTTCTTCGACAGGTGCACAAAAACAAGTGATGAGAAAGAAACGGAACTGATCAAAGACATCCAAATGCAAATTAAAGACAAAGAGAACTTCTTCTTTGATATGGAAGCCTATTTGCCAAAGAAGAATGGGTCAGTGTATTTGATGACTTGATTATTACATATTTTGGTTACAGATGTTGCCATATGAGGGTGTCAAAGCATATTGTAAAATGTTTGTCTCTTTTCAGATTGTACTTAAATTTGGTGCTTGGCAATGTGAATGTAACACTTCTCAGCAACCAGGCAAAGTAAGTGTGCTTTAACAAAATATCTGTATTCAGTCACATCCCCATGGTTTCTGCTTATGACCCCTGTTTGTTCTATTCTCTGGAGCAGATTTGCCTATAAAGATGAATATGAGAAGTTCAAGCTTTTTATGACAATAATCTTGATGTTTGGGGCCATAACCTGTCTCTTTTTGCTCAATTACCGGTGAGTTGGCTATGTTATGCATTTGATGTTTCCTTGCAGCATCTTTTAATGTTTCATCAAAGCGAAGTAGTTGTAAATGTCTGTTTTGTTGTTGCAGTGTCACAGATGAAATCTTCAACTTCTTGCTGGTTTGGTACTACTGCACTTTGACCATAAGGGAAAGCATCCTCATGAGCAATGGGTCCCGGTGAGCTACTAAGCTTTTTatgtgatttttttatttatttattaatttttttACTCTGTGAGATCAAAATACTTTACCAGTGTGCCTACCAAGTTATGCTTCTTTATTCTAATTCCACTCCATGTGTCCTTTCAGGATCAAAGGGTGGTGGGTTTCCCATCATTATGTCTCTACCTTCCTATCAGGTGTAAAGCTTACCTGGtaagtgttttatttttattttttttaaactttgaaCACTTTCTTTGAATTGCTGTTGGTCAAAAGCAAAACATCTGTTGGCAGTTGCCTTCAAAGGTTTTCTGACAAGCAGTTTGATTGATTAACGTTATCCCATCACCTGTATTGATTGGTTCCTCTGTTTGCTTCTTCTCAAAGGCCAGAGGGGTCCATGTATCAGATGTTTAGAAGTCAATTCCTTGCATTCTCCATTTACCAGAGTAAGCATCTACTTTTtctatttatactgaacaaaaata
This window contains:
- the LOC127906333 gene encoding rho-related GTP-binding protein RhoF-like; this encodes MEILSFKGQDDYDRLRPLSYQNANLVLVCYDVTNPTSFENVLIKWYPEVNHFCRDVPVILIGCKTDLRKDKERTRRLKAMDQAPITYTQGEETRRHMSAELYLECSAKYRENVEDIFRDATKKALASSRRARQRTKKRHCVIL